Proteins encoded in a region of the Bacillus methanolicus genome:
- a CDS encoding methyl-accepting chemotaxis protein produces MKGVQKVLYNKEKKGNKRENLPHFLTGLNFWQNLRLGQKYGVALFITIGLFTLSTIITFGLLSQVNSKMDSVKETGEKAINLTEAAAIFHQKGSTIGNYIIDSNPKHITYFDELTENFDQLKKNIYSSLTTLETKKLFQQIDENDKKITLLFTDVIKPEVKNQHEREYRLGKLQADQLIAETVIKLDKLHEILKKEQQNAVTTAKAGLITTLVVLVVSIFVSALLGISSILIIEKLVSTKLGQIVNVSNEIAAGNLKVKAVEYDGKDEIAELSKATNSMKEKLQSMIQEISVVSNYVKNKSSELNTAANEVRAASQQITSTMQELAGGAEEQANSATGLAKMMEDYLLKVKKASDSGMMIRTASNDVLSMTKDGDKLMSESQQQMERINEIMKLSVEKVQGLDEQTKQISKLVQVIQEIANQTNLLALNAAIEAARAGEHGRGFAVVADEVRKLAEQVSFSVSDITKIVKGIQSESDNVVSSLQAGYKQVEEGTEQIEITGQTFHKIYEAVSLMAEKVNEIGSSMEQLANSSVEMNRSIENVASVSEQSAAGIEQASASITQTNYTVEEISNNSQSLSELADQLNAMIGKFKL; encoded by the coding sequence ATGAAAGGGGTCCAAAAGGTTTTATACAATAAAGAAAAAAAGGGCAACAAGCGAGAAAACCTGCCCCATTTTTTAACCGGTCTTAATTTTTGGCAAAATTTAAGGCTGGGGCAAAAATATGGAGTTGCATTATTTATTACTATTGGATTGTTCACGCTTTCTACTATTATTACATTCGGTCTATTGTCCCAGGTAAACTCAAAAATGGATTCTGTGAAAGAAACGGGCGAAAAGGCCATAAATTTGACGGAAGCTGCAGCAATTTTTCATCAAAAAGGAAGTACGATTGGGAATTATATTATTGATTCAAATCCTAAACATATAACATATTTTGACGAGTTAACCGAAAACTTTGATCAATTAAAGAAAAATATTTATTCTTCTCTTACGACATTGGAAACTAAGAAATTATTTCAACAAATAGATGAGAATGACAAGAAAATTACATTACTGTTTACCGATGTGATCAAACCTGAGGTAAAGAATCAGCACGAACGCGAGTACAGGCTTGGAAAGCTCCAAGCAGATCAGTTAATTGCAGAAACGGTAATAAAGCTTGACAAACTGCATGAAATTTTGAAAAAAGAACAACAAAATGCCGTCACTACTGCAAAAGCCGGTTTAATTACTACTTTAGTTGTTCTTGTTGTTTCAATTTTTGTATCTGCTCTATTAGGAATATCAAGCATCTTAATTATCGAAAAACTTGTTTCCACTAAACTAGGCCAAATCGTGAACGTTTCAAACGAAATTGCAGCAGGGAATTTAAAAGTAAAAGCGGTCGAATATGACGGAAAAGATGAAATTGCAGAATTAAGCAAAGCGACCAATTCAATGAAGGAAAAACTCCAGTCAATGATCCAGGAAATTTCCGTTGTTTCAAATTATGTAAAAAATAAAAGCAGCGAATTAAATACAGCAGCAAATGAAGTTAGGGCAGCGAGCCAGCAAATTACTTCGACCATGCAGGAATTGGCCGGAGGTGCGGAAGAACAAGCAAATTCTGCAACCGGTTTGGCTAAAATGATGGAAGACTATTTGCTAAAAGTGAAAAAAGCAAGTGATAGTGGAATGATGATTCGAACTGCATCGAATGATGTGCTATCAATGACAAAAGACGGGGATAAGTTGATGAGTGAATCCCAGCAGCAAATGGAAAGAATCAATGAGATTATGAAATTGTCCGTAGAAAAAGTCCAGGGACTCGACGAACAGACGAAACAAATTTCAAAACTCGTTCAAGTTATTCAAGAAATAGCAAACCAAACAAATCTCCTTGCCTTAAATGCTGCGATTGAAGCAGCCCGTGCCGGTGAACATGGAAGAGGATTCGCCGTAGTAGCAGATGAAGTACGCAAACTGGCTGAACAAGTTTCGTTCTCAGTTTCGGACATTACGAAAATTGTAAAGGGTATTCAATCAGAATCAGACAATGTTGTTTCCTCCCTTCAAGCCGGGTATAAGCAAGTGGAAGAAGGCACCGAGCAAATCGAAATTACCGGACAAACCTTCCATAAGATTTATGAGGCTGTATCGCTTATGGCAGAAAAAGTAAATGAAATTGGGAGCAGTATGGAGCAATTGGCTAATAGTTCAGTTGAAATGAACAGATCGATCGAAAATGTCGCATCTGTTTCTGAACAATCTGCTGCAGGCATAGAACAAGCCAGTGCTTCCATTACGCAAACAAATTACACTGTGGAAGAAATATCAAACAATTCTCAATCGCTTTCAGAATTGGCCGATCAATTAAATGCCATGATAGGAAAATTTAAATTGTAA
- a CDS encoding PAS domain-containing sensor histidine kinase, whose protein sequence is MEGALTNEECQQLLEKISVLEKENKRLKEELANKNEDLYIDLFEEAIDGIVFWRENGEVVKANKSAAKIFECSQNELCGKILFDFVYEKNEKFHRIVRKLNSTGAIRDELLFLMPNGQKKLLEFTAKINRNGLNIMILRNVTERFKMEKKLRESEQKFRKIFDGSFEGIILWDENFKIVDINQTGVKMLGLTKEEIIGQSLTTLLSKYNVKKENLDEHMKKLEKDGQITGTLSAKMNDSKQKYFEFSAKSNLISGLNLSVFRDITEKLEMEEQLRKSDTLHVIGELAAGIAHEIRNPMTALKGFIQLLQGSIKEDHSMYFHVISTELQRMDSIINEFLILAKPQAVKFVEFNVVKIMRETVELLNAQAVLHDVQFKTYYEKDLPLLYCEPNQLKKVFINIIKNAIEVMPNGGIITVSVKKTNDNKIHISVEDEGPGMSEEKIMKLGEPFFTTKERGTGLGLMVSYKIVEEHNGIIDVQSKEGIGTTFHIYLPIHKGSEGKSL, encoded by the coding sequence GTGGAAGGAGCTTTAACGAACGAAGAATGTCAGCAGCTGCTGGAGAAAATTTCTGTATTAGAAAAAGAAAATAAAAGATTGAAAGAAGAACTTGCAAATAAAAATGAAGATTTATACATAGATTTATTTGAAGAAGCCATCGATGGAATCGTATTTTGGCGGGAAAACGGGGAAGTGGTAAAGGCTAATAAATCTGCGGCAAAAATATTTGAATGCAGCCAAAATGAATTATGCGGAAAGATACTTTTCGATTTTGTTTATGAGAAAAACGAAAAATTCCATAGAATTGTCAGAAAATTAAATAGCACCGGAGCGATACGTGACGAACTGCTCTTTCTTATGCCAAACGGTCAGAAGAAATTGCTTGAATTTACTGCCAAAATAAATCGAAACGGACTTAATATTATGATTTTGCGGAACGTTACTGAACGTTTTAAAATGGAAAAGAAGCTTAGAGAGAGTGAGCAAAAATTCCGGAAGATTTTTGACGGATCTTTTGAAGGCATCATTCTTTGGGATGAAAATTTCAAAATCGTTGATATAAATCAAACTGGAGTTAAAATGCTTGGTCTTACTAAAGAAGAAATAATCGGCCAATCTTTAACCACCTTGTTGAGCAAATACAATGTAAAAAAAGAGAATCTTGATGAGCATATGAAAAAACTAGAAAAAGACGGGCAGATAACTGGTACGCTTTCTGCAAAGATGAATGATTCAAAACAAAAGTATTTCGAATTTTCGGCAAAATCTAATTTGATCTCCGGCTTAAATCTTTCCGTTTTTCGTGATATTACAGAAAAATTGGAAATGGAGGAACAGCTCAGGAAATCTGATACTCTTCATGTTATTGGCGAACTAGCAGCCGGCATTGCCCATGAAATCCGAAATCCGATGACAGCACTTAAAGGATTTATTCAATTGCTTCAGGGGAGCATAAAAGAAGATCATTCAATGTATTTCCACGTCATTTCGACAGAATTGCAGCGCATGGATTCGATTATTAATGAATTCTTAATTTTGGCAAAGCCGCAAGCAGTGAAATTTGTCGAGTTCAACGTCGTAAAAATTATGAGAGAAACAGTCGAACTTTTAAATGCCCAGGCAGTATTGCATGATGTACAGTTCAAAACCTATTATGAAAAAGATTTGCCATTGTTATACTGTGAGCCAAATCAATTAAAAAAGGTGTTTATCAATATTATTAAAAATGCCATTGAAGTGATGCCAAATGGCGGTATCATAACGGTTTCAGTGAAGAAAACAAATGACAATAAAATACATATTTCAGTAGAGGATGAAGGACCCGGCATGTCTGAAGAAAAAATTATGAAACTTGGTGAACCTTTTTTTACAACAAAAGAACGAGGAACAGGGCTTGGTTTAATGGTCAGTTATAAAATCGTTGAAGAACATAATGGCATTATCGATGTACAAAGCAAAGAAGGAATCGGAACAACCTTTCATATTTATTTACCGATTCATAAAGGCAGTGAAGGAAAAAGTTTATGA
- a CDS encoding methylated-DNA--[protein]-cysteine S-methyltransferase, giving the protein MRKYTICPSEIGNLYIVAEDEQLAAIHIGEDDFNVNETSEEIVYDPDHPILLKCVCQLNEYFEGKRKNFDLPLKQVGTDFQLAVWNQLIRIPFGETRSYRDIAEKVGRPKAVRAVGQANKANMFPIIVPCHRVIGKNKSLTGYAGNRVDIKEKLLLLEKAEFKSNEIRKKKKQTV; this is encoded by the coding sequence ATGAGAAAATATACGATCTGCCCATCGGAAATTGGGAACTTATATATTGTTGCAGAGGATGAACAATTGGCTGCAATTCATATTGGCGAAGACGATTTTAATGTCAATGAAACTTCTGAAGAAATAGTATATGACCCAGATCATCCGATTCTTTTAAAGTGTGTATGCCAACTCAATGAATATTTTGAAGGAAAACGGAAAAATTTTGATTTGCCTCTGAAGCAAGTTGGAACTGACTTTCAATTAGCTGTCTGGAACCAGCTTATCCGAATACCTTTTGGAGAAACGAGAAGTTATCGAGACATTGCTGAAAAAGTCGGGAGACCTAAAGCGGTAAGAGCTGTTGGTCAGGCAAACAAAGCAAATATGTTTCCGATTATCGTTCCGTGCCACCGAGTGATCGGGAAAAATAAATCGTTAACCGGGTATGCTGGAAACCGAGTAGATATCAAGGAAAAACTTTTATTACTCGAAAAGGCGGAATTCAAATCGAATGAAATACGCAAAAAGAAAAAGCAGACAGTATAG
- the mtnK gene encoding S-methyl-5-thioribose kinase — protein sequence MALLQQQNYETLNEASAAELAKNLNLFYEDAELTTSEIGDGNLNLVFRVKDPLRGSSVIIKQALPYAKVVGESWPLTLKRAKIEADALKLFKELAPEFVPEVYFSDETFAITVMEDLSHLSIARTGLIQGEEYPLISKHLGEYLANTLFFTSDFGLKPSDKKELVQKFINPELCKITEDLVFTDPFFDSETNSFEEELRDEVKKLWADEKVKLEAAILKQSFLTEAECLLHGDLHTGSVFASKTETKVIDPEFAFYGPAGFDLGQVIANLLFQAISCESKQESIFSHIQTFWETFTEEFSRLWAESNTEPYSKTEGYLEKVLKKYFKDSIGFAGCELIRRTIGLAHVADLDGISDQSKRINAKIRTLNLGKKLIVSREQFGNINELISNIKDSL from the coding sequence GAGTTAACCACATCAGAAATCGGCGATGGAAACTTAAATCTTGTTTTTCGGGTGAAAGATCCGCTACGCGGGAGTAGTGTCATTATCAAACAAGCTCTGCCATACGCAAAAGTCGTTGGCGAGTCTTGGCCTCTTACATTAAAACGAGCAAAAATTGAAGCAGATGCGTTAAAGCTTTTTAAAGAACTTGCTCCCGAGTTTGTTCCTGAAGTTTATTTCAGTGATGAAACATTTGCAATCACAGTGATGGAAGATCTTTCTCATCTTTCGATTGCACGAACAGGACTAATTCAGGGAGAAGAATATCCTCTGATCTCAAAGCACCTTGGTGAATATCTTGCGAATACTTTATTTTTTACCTCCGATTTTGGATTAAAACCTAGTGATAAGAAAGAATTAGTCCAAAAATTCATTAACCCGGAACTTTGCAAAATAACAGAAGACCTTGTCTTTACTGATCCATTCTTTGATTCAGAGACAAACTCATTTGAGGAAGAATTAAGAGACGAAGTGAAAAAATTATGGGCTGATGAAAAGGTTAAACTTGAAGCAGCCATTTTAAAACAAAGTTTCTTAACGGAGGCTGAATGCCTGCTTCACGGAGATTTACATACTGGCAGCGTTTTTGCGAGTAAGACTGAAACAAAAGTAATCGATCCTGAATTTGCTTTTTACGGGCCAGCCGGCTTTGACCTCGGCCAAGTGATCGCCAATCTTCTTTTCCAGGCGATCTCTTGCGAAAGCAAACAAGAAAGCATCTTTTCGCATATTCAAACTTTTTGGGAAACATTTACTGAAGAATTTAGCAGATTATGGGCTGAATCGAATACGGAACCTTATTCCAAAACGGAGGGCTACCTGGAGAAAGTGCTCAAAAAATATTTCAAAGATTCGATCGGATTTGCCGGCTGCGAACTAATTCGCCGTACGATAGGCTTAGCCCATGTTGCCGATTTAGATGGGATAAGCGATCAGAGCAAACGGATAAATGCGAAAATTAGAACATTAAATCTTGGAAAAAAACTAATTGTTTCAAGAGAACAGTTTGGAAACATAAACGAGCTCATTTCCAATATTAAAGATAGTTTGTAA